The Trichoderma atroviride chromosome 5, complete sequence genome contains a region encoding:
- a CDS encoding uncharacterized protein (TransMembrane:1 (o15-34i)) yields the protein MLNQHIPLDEMNDGILNAAVFGQIMVDSWVYSAAKKISKDQRGRYKSDKPKLDLPSKLVGGTLRTWLTLRSLCLHRTPCFPSNHRRGRSVAVCADDAGTALAVKSAVVVTVDKILDASTGQVRISALVSVTFHGQAEKRRCRSLV from the coding sequence ATGTTGAACCAGCACATTCCTCTAGATGAAATGAATGATGGCATACTGAATGCAGCAGTTTTTGGGCAGATTATGGTAGATTCTTGGGTATATAGTGCTGCTAAGAAAATCTCAAAGGACCAACGCGGCCGTTATAAAAGTGACAAGCCCAAACTTGACCTGCCATCCAAGCTTGTTGGCGGCACTCTTCGAACTTGGCTGACTCTGCGCAGCCTGTGTCTTCACCGCACTCCCTGCTTTCCTTCCAATCACCGTCGTGGCCGAAGCGTAGCCGTTTGCGCCGACGACGCTGGGACTGCCCTGGCCGTGAAGAGCGCCGTTGTCGTCACAGTTGACAAAATCCTCGACGCAAGTACAGGCCAAGTACGGATATCCGCTCTTGTCTCCGTCACATTCCATGGTCAAGCCGAGAAAAGGAGATGTCGTAGCCTTGTTTGA